A stretch of DNA from Desulfosarcina ovata subsp. ovata:
TTCACCGCAGCCGAAAGCGGCCACAAAGGGATCATTGAAGCCGACGGTACGATCCATCTTTCCATGGTGAACGGTCTTGACCTCGTCATTCATTTTCCTGAAAACGCAGGAACCGGAGATGAATACGGTAACGATGATGTCGCTCCTGTGATTTGTGAGGAGCGTGAATGATGGGACTCGATTTTCTCGGAAAGGGACTGAAATTTCCCTTCAGATTCCGGCAACGCTCGGGTGGGGCGCAGATCTCTTCAGCCACTTCGCTGGAACATGAACACATCCGCGAAAGCATTATCCAGATCCTCGGCACCCGCCCGGGCGAACGATTCATGCGCCCCGAATTCGGCTCCCGGCTTAAGGACCTCATTTTTGAGCCCAACGATGAAGTTCTGAAAGGCCTGATCCGCCATTACGTCATCGAGGCCGTCAAACGCTGGGAAAAGCGGGTGGTCATCACCGACGTATCCTTTGACGACTCATCGCAGAATATCGACCGCCACATTTTGCCGGTCCGCATCTCCTACCGCGTTATTCAGAGCCAGGTGGAAGGTAACCTGGTTTACCCCTTCTATCGCGAGCCGCTTCAAGTTTCCGCTCCCCGACAGTTCCGCGCCATTGCCGGTAAGTAACAAGCGGGTCCTCTCTGTCATTTGCGGCAGTTTGAGGAGCCCATGTTGCTAAAACCGACAGGTGACCGGAAATGGGCAGAGCCAGTATCGCTTATACAAACAAGGACTACGACTCCTTGCGTCGGGAACTTCTGGCGCGGGTGCCGCAGCTGACCGACCGCTGGACGGATTTCAACGCGTCCGACCTCGGTGTCGTTCTTCTCGAACTTTTCTGCGGCGTCGGCGATATGCTGGCGTACTATCTGGACGCTCAGGCCGCCGAAGCCTTTCTGCCCACCGCCCGCCAGCGGCAAAACGTCATCAATCTTTGCAAACATATCAGCTACCGGTTGGACTCACCGGTGGCTGCCACAACCAATTTGCGCTTCTCCCTGGCCGCGCCTCTTGACGCGGATCTGGTCATACCGGAAGGAACAGCGTGCAGGGCCCGTCTGGAAGACGAAGATGTCGAGTTTGAGACGGCCAAAGACGCCACCATCCCGACCGGCCAGATGACGGTCGAAGTAGGCGCGCGCCAGGGGATTCGCAAAACTGAAACCTTTTCCGGCACGGGCGAGCCTGGTCAGAAGATCAATCTCACCGGGACGGCGGTCGCTCAAGGTAGCATCCGCATCCGGATACAAGACCGGGAGTGGATAGAGGTCCTTCACTTCCAGGAAAGCGATGCCGAATCCCTTCACTTTCAATCCGACACAGACGCCCTGGACAAGACCCGTATCGTCTTTGGTGACGGCATGCGCGGATTTGTTCCAACCGCCGGAGTGGAAATCGAGGTGGCGTATCTCGAAACCCTGGGCGCGTCTGGCAACATCGGAGTAAATCTGGTTAATGAGCTGCTGACGCCCGTTTATCTCGACAGTCAACAAGTCGCTCTCACAGTCGACAACCCGGTTCCGGCCACCGGCGGGACCGACCGGGAGACCCTGGAGCACGCTCGCAAACAGGCCCCTGCCGAAGTGCGGTCACTGTGGAAGGCGGTCACCAAGGAAGATTATCAGGCGCTTGCGGAGGGATATCCCGGTGTCGCCAAGGCACAGATTCTCGATGTCAACGACTGCGGAAATATCCGTTATTACCAGGTCAACCTGGCTGTCGCCCCGGACGGCGGCGGACCACCCTCAACACTTCTTAAAGAGGACCTTGCCCAATATCTGGAATCGCGCAAGGTCATCACAGTAGAGATCAATCTTTTTGAACCGGTATATCGGCCTGTGGTTATCGACGCGGAGATATTCGTCTATGCGGGAGAAGACCTGGATCTGGTGCACAGCCGGGTCGAGCAGGCGCTGGATGATTTTTTCGCCTTTGACCGGATGAGTTTCGGCGTACCGGTGCATTTCTCCGACCTGGTTTCCGCGATCGACGCCGTGCGCGGTGTGAGCCACGTTAACATGTTCACTCCGCAGCAGGATGTTGAAATCCGAGCCGGTGAAATCGCCGTCATCGGCACGCTGAATCTCGATGTCAGGAGGGCTGTTTGATGGCATCCTATTTCGAGAAAAAACTCATCGACTTACTGCCCCCGCTTTACCGCGAGCGTGACGGTTCTGGTGATCTGCAGACTCTTCTCAATGTCCCCGCGGCCAGTTTCGATGAGATAAAGGAACTGATCGATAGATTTCCAGAACTCTTTGACGTCGACCGCTGCGAAGACAGGTTTCTCCCGTTCCTCGGAGAGATCGTGGGACATCGCTTCGATCCCCTTGCCGATGCCCCGACCCAGCGCAGGCTCATTCGTGAGGCCGTGGAGATCTATCGGCGTAAAGGGACTATTCCGGCGATCAGCAGGTCTCTCACTGACATCGGTTGGCGGGGAGGTATAGAAGAAACCTTCCACAAGGCGTTGCGGCTTAATCGGCGCTCCCTGGTGGGACGTTCAAAGCTGCCCGGGTTGATCTACAGTCTCGGCGTTTATCGCATCGAAAGCGACAACGTCGTACAAGGGGTTCGTCCGGCACTGGATTTCCATCACCCGGCAAGTACCAGGGTCTTTTTTCTGCAGTGGCTCTACTCGCTGCTGTCTATGGAATCGGATTTTGAGGCGGTTATTAAAAAGGTGGTGGAACGCGTCTGTCTCGGCCATCTGCATGAAACTTTCGTGGTCAATCACAATGCGCTGAACACCGACTACCACCTGACCCGCAAGAACAAGACCTGGGGCTTGTGGCGGATTACGGACGGCACAACGCTCCTGCAGGATATTGAACGAGCCGGAGTATGCCTCTCGCGCTGGCACGGACGCACACCGCGGTTCCGGTTAAATAGTGTACCGCTCAATTCCGACCGGCTGCCCAATCTCTGGATAAGCGAGCGAAAGTTCGCCGTCTGCTGCGGGATCGATACCAAACCAACATCTGATACCACAACGCCGGTCGTGCGACTGGCGGGTCAGGATCTGAACCGGTCTCGACTCAATCAATCCGCTCCGGCCTGCAAGATAAAATTTCGACAGAAAGATCTGGTATCCGAGGCACTTCACAGTGAATCGGAAAATCAGGGGAACCGGCGGACCCATCGTTATGGTCGTCGTTCACGACTTTCTCACTGGTTCAAAGTGGGCCATTCCCGCGTGAACGGTATAGACAAGGTGTCCGGCGCGGCTGCCGGCAGGCATCTGTTCATCACTGCCTATGCCCATGCGGACTGGCCGGAGGTTTCTGGAGCCTGGGACGTGGTGGACCGCTGGCGTGCTCGTCGTCCCGGATTTTCATTGAACAGCCGAACCCTGAACTCAACTGAAATCACCGACGCATACATCACCGAGGCTCGAGCATCGTTCGAGCTGACTGTGGATACAGGCATTCCCCGCCGCCGACGCATGGAGACACTGCTTCTCAATAGCCGCAGGCTCAACCACACTGGGCTCCGCCTTTCGGTGGATCGTACCCGGCCGATGCGTTTGGGCCGCATGCCGCTGAACGGCTCCGGTTTTCGCTTGTCCGAGCCGTGCCTGCGCTGGCGCTTCCGGCAAAAGGATGACCACGCGGAAGTCCAGGCCGGAATCGACGCGGCGGCCAATCAGTACACTGTCACGCAATGGCCGGCGGCATAGGAGGATTTTATGGCGATTCACTTATATGAAGACATCACTCTGGTCCAGCAGGTATCCGAGGGCGACCTCTCAAACCCCGATGACGACACCTACAACGGGACCGACGGCGAATCAAAAGACAAGGAACTTTTCCTCGCCAACGAGCAGACAACGCTGGCTGTTGCTTTGGCTTCGGGAGAAACCTCGCTGCAGCTGGATGAGTCCCGCTTCGCCGATGGTGAAGTCATCATCATCGACAACGAACAACTGCGTGTTTTGAGCGGCGCTGGAACCACCACGCTTGGTGTGGAGCGCGGTTACGGGGGAACAGCCCCGGCCGCGCATGACGCCGGGGCCGCGGTCTACTCCGGATACGACTACACAGGACTGGTAATTGAACCTGTCGATACCGTAGGCGGAGACGAATCGGACTGGTATGCGCTGGCCCTGACCCAAGCGGAACTGGACACAGCCACTCACGGCGCACCGCTCAACATGGGCGACAAGGCGCACAACGTCACCGTCTCGCTATGGAGGCGCTGCATCGTGCCTGCCGGAACACCTGTACAGAACAAGACGGATCTCAGGCTCCGTGTCACCGGCACAGAGAACCCGATCCTGTAGGAGGAATAAATGGCCTAT
This window harbors:
- a CDS encoding GPW/gp25 family protein, producing MMGLDFLGKGLKFPFRFRQRSGGAQISSATSLEHEHIRESIIQILGTRPGERFMRPEFGSRLKDLIFEPNDEVLKGLIRHYVIEAVKRWEKRVVITDVSFDDSSQNIDRHILPVRISYRVIQSQVEGNLVYPFYREPLQVSAPRQFRAIAGK
- a CDS encoding baseplate J/gp47 family protein, with translation MGRASIAYTNKDYDSLRRELLARVPQLTDRWTDFNASDLGVVLLELFCGVGDMLAYYLDAQAAEAFLPTARQRQNVINLCKHISYRLDSPVAATTNLRFSLAAPLDADLVIPEGTACRARLEDEDVEFETAKDATIPTGQMTVEVGARQGIRKTETFSGTGEPGQKINLTGTAVAQGSIRIRIQDREWIEVLHFQESDAESLHFQSDTDALDKTRIVFGDGMRGFVPTAGVEIEVAYLETLGASGNIGVNLVNELLTPVYLDSQQVALTVDNPVPATGGTDRETLEHARKQAPAEVRSLWKAVTKEDYQALAEGYPGVAKAQILDVNDCGNIRYYQVNLAVAPDGGGPPSTLLKEDLAQYLESRKVITVEINLFEPVYRPVVIDAEIFVYAGEDLDLVHSRVEQALDDFFAFDRMSFGVPVHFSDLVSAIDAVRGVSHVNMFTPQQDVEIRAGEIAVIGTLNLDVRRAV
- a CDS encoding phage tail protein, translating into MASYFEKKLIDLLPPLYRERDGSGDLQTLLNVPAASFDEIKELIDRFPELFDVDRCEDRFLPFLGEIVGHRFDPLADAPTQRRLIREAVEIYRRKGTIPAISRSLTDIGWRGGIEETFHKALRLNRRSLVGRSKLPGLIYSLGVYRIESDNVVQGVRPALDFHHPASTRVFFLQWLYSLLSMESDFEAVIKKVVERVCLGHLHETFVVNHNALNTDYHLTRKNKTWGLWRITDGTTLLQDIERAGVCLSRWHGRTPRFRLNSVPLNSDRLPNLWISERKFAVCCGIDTKPTSDTTTPVVRLAGQDLNRSRLNQSAPACKIKFRQKDLVSEALHSESENQGNRRTHRYGRRSRLSHWFKVGHSRVNGIDKVSGAAAGRHLFITAYAHADWPEVSGAWDVVDRWRARRPGFSLNSRTLNSTEITDAYITEARASFELTVDTGIPRRRRMETLLLNSRRLNHTGLRLSVDRTRPMRLGRMPLNGSGFRLSEPCLRWRFRQKDDHAEVQAGIDAAANQYTVTQWPAA